In a single window of the Globicephala melas chromosome 10, mGloMel1.2, whole genome shotgun sequence genome:
- the SLC11A2 gene encoding natural resistance-associated macrophage protein 2 isoform X2 produces the protein MVLGPEQKTPDDASGDHGDSASLGAINPAYSNSSLPQSPGGHSEDAFTTYFDEKIAIPQEEYSCFSFRKLWAFTGPGFLMSIAYLDPGNIESDLQSGAVAGFKLLWVLLMATIVGLLLQRLAARLGVVTGLHLAEMCHRQYPRVPRIILWLMVELAIVGSDMQEVIGAAIAINLLSAGRVPLWGGVLITIADTFVFLFLDKYGLRKLEAFFGFLITVMALTFGYEYVTVKPSQIQVLKGMFLPSCSGCRTPQIEQAVGTVGAVIMPHNMYLHSALVKSRQVDRANKEEVREANKYFFIESCIALFVSFIINVFVVSVFAEAFFEKTNEQVVEACRSISSPHTHLFPDDNSTLAVDIYKGGVVLGCYFGPAALYIWAVGILAAGQSSTMTGTYSGQFVMEGFLNLKWSRFARVILTRSIAIIPTLLVAVFQDVEHLTGMNDFLNVLQSLQLPFALIPILTFTSLRPVMSEFANGLGWRIAGGILVLIVCSINMYFVVVYVQDLGHVTLYVVAAVVSIAYLSFVFYLGWQCLIALGMSFLDCGHTLSLSVLQELNTYLRLGLTVQPELYLLNTVDADSLVSR, from the exons ATGGTGTTGGGTCCTGAGCAGAAGACGCCAGATG ATGCTTCTGGAGACCACGGGGATTCTGCCAGTCTTGGGGCCATCAACCCTGCCTACAGTAACTCCTCTCTTCCACAGTCCCCCGGGGGGCACTCAGAGGACGCTTTCACCACGTACTTTGATGAGAAGATCGCCATTCCTCAGGAGGAG TACTCTTGTTTTAGCTTTCGTAAACTCTGGGCTTTCACGGGACCGGGATTTCTTATGAGCATTGCCTACCTGGATCCAGGAAACATTGAATCTGATTTGCAGTCTGGAGCAGTGGCTGGATTTAAG TTGCTCTGGGTTCTTCTGATGGCCACCATCGTGGGGCTCCTGCTCCAGCGCCTTGCAGCTAGACTGGGAGTGGTCACTGGCCTGCATCTTGCTGAAATGTGTCACCGTCAGTATCCCAGG GTTCCACGAATTATCCTGTGGCTGATGGTGGAGTTGGCTATCGTTGGCTCAGATATGCAAGAAGTTATTGGCGCCGCCATTGCCATCAATCTCCTCTCTGCAGGAAG GGTCCCGCTATGGGGTGGAGTTCTTATCACCATTGCAGAtacctttgtatttctctttttggacAAATATG GCTTGCGGAAGCTAGAAGCATTTTTTGGTTTTCTCATCACTGTTATGGCCCTCACATTTGGATACGAG TATGTTACAGTGAAACCCAGCCAGATCCAGGTCCTCAAAGGCATGTTCCTGCCATCCTGCTCAGGCTGTCGTACCCCACAGATCGAGCAGGCTGTGGGCACCGTGGGTGCTGTTATCATGCCACACAACATGTACCTGCATTCTGCTTTAGTCAAG TCCAGACAGGTAGACCGAGCCAATAAGGAGGAAGTTCGGGAAGCCAATAAGTACTTTTTCATTGAATCCTGCATtgctctttttgtttcctttatcatCAACGTCTTTGTCGTCTCAGTCTTTGCTGAAGCATTTTTTGAGAAAACCAACGAGCAGGTG GTTGAAGCCTGTAGAAGTATCAGCAGCCCCCATACTCACCTTTTTCCTGACGATAACTCAACACTGGCTGTGGACATCTACAAAGGG GGTGTTGTGCTGGGGTGTTACTTCGGGCCTGCTGCACTCTACATCTGGGCAGTGGGGATCCTGGCTGCAGGACAGAGCTCCACCATGACAGGAACCTACTCTGGCCAGTTTGTCATGGAG GGATTCCTGAACCTAAAGTGGTCACGCTTTGCCCGAGTGATTCTGACCCGCTCCATTGCCATCATCCCCACTCTGCTTGTTGCCGTCTTCCAAGATGTAGAGCATCTGACAGGGATGAATGACTTCCTGAATGTTCTTCAGAGCTTACAa cttcCCTTTGCTCTCATACCCATCCTCACGTTTACGAGCTTGCGGCCGGTAATGAGTGAATTTGCCAATGGACT AGGCTGGAGGATCGCAGGCGGTATCTTGGTCCTTATCGTCTGTTCCATCAACATGTACTTTGTCGTGGTTTATGTCCAGGACCTAGGGCATGTGACATTGTATGTGGTGGCTGCTGTGGTCAGCATAGCTTATCTGAGCTTTGTGTTTTACTTG ggTTGGCAATGTTTGATTGCACTGGGCATGTCCTTCCTGGACTGTGGGCACACG CTTTCCCTGTCTGTCTTACAGGAGCTGAATACT
- the SLC11A2 gene encoding natural resistance-associated macrophage protein 2 isoform X3, with product MVLGPEQKTPDEDASGDHGDSASLGAINPAYSNSSLPQSPGGHSEDAFTTYFDEKIAIPQEEYSCFSFRKLWAFTGPGFLMSIAYLDPGNIESDLQSGAVAGFKLLWVLLMATIVGLLLQRLAARLGVVTGLHLAEMCHRQYPRVPRIILWLMVELAIVGSDMQEVIGAAIAINLLSAGRVPLWGGVLITIADTFVFLFLDKYGLRKLEAFFGFLITVMALTFGYEYVTVKPSQIQVLKGMFLPSCSGCRTPQIEQAVGTVGAVIMPHNMYLHSALVKSRQVDRANKEEVREANKYFFIESCIALFVSFIINVFVVSVFAEAFFEKTNEQVVEACRSISSPHTHLFPDDNSTLAVDIYKGGVVLGCYFGPAALYIWAVGILAAGQSSTMTGTYSGQFVMEGFLNLKWSRFARVILTRSIAIIPTLLVAVFQDVEHLTGMNDFLNVLQSLQLPFALIPILTFTSLRPVMSEFANGLGWRIAGGILVLIVCSINMYFVVVYVQDLGHVTLYVVAAVVSIAYLSFVFYLGWQCLIALGMSFLDCGHTYLRLGLTVQPELYLLNTVDADSLVSR from the exons ATGGTGTTGGGTCCTGAGCAGAAGACGCCAGATG AAGATGCTTCTGGAGACCACGGGGATTCTGCCAGTCTTGGGGCCATCAACCCTGCCTACAGTAACTCCTCTCTTCCACAGTCCCCCGGGGGGCACTCAGAGGACGCTTTCACCACGTACTTTGATGAGAAGATCGCCATTCCTCAGGAGGAG TACTCTTGTTTTAGCTTTCGTAAACTCTGGGCTTTCACGGGACCGGGATTTCTTATGAGCATTGCCTACCTGGATCCAGGAAACATTGAATCTGATTTGCAGTCTGGAGCAGTGGCTGGATTTAAG TTGCTCTGGGTTCTTCTGATGGCCACCATCGTGGGGCTCCTGCTCCAGCGCCTTGCAGCTAGACTGGGAGTGGTCACTGGCCTGCATCTTGCTGAAATGTGTCACCGTCAGTATCCCAGG GTTCCACGAATTATCCTGTGGCTGATGGTGGAGTTGGCTATCGTTGGCTCAGATATGCAAGAAGTTATTGGCGCCGCCATTGCCATCAATCTCCTCTCTGCAGGAAG GGTCCCGCTATGGGGTGGAGTTCTTATCACCATTGCAGAtacctttgtatttctctttttggacAAATATG GCTTGCGGAAGCTAGAAGCATTTTTTGGTTTTCTCATCACTGTTATGGCCCTCACATTTGGATACGAG TATGTTACAGTGAAACCCAGCCAGATCCAGGTCCTCAAAGGCATGTTCCTGCCATCCTGCTCAGGCTGTCGTACCCCACAGATCGAGCAGGCTGTGGGCACCGTGGGTGCTGTTATCATGCCACACAACATGTACCTGCATTCTGCTTTAGTCAAG TCCAGACAGGTAGACCGAGCCAATAAGGAGGAAGTTCGGGAAGCCAATAAGTACTTTTTCATTGAATCCTGCATtgctctttttgtttcctttatcatCAACGTCTTTGTCGTCTCAGTCTTTGCTGAAGCATTTTTTGAGAAAACCAACGAGCAGGTG GTTGAAGCCTGTAGAAGTATCAGCAGCCCCCATACTCACCTTTTTCCTGACGATAACTCAACACTGGCTGTGGACATCTACAAAGGG GGTGTTGTGCTGGGGTGTTACTTCGGGCCTGCTGCACTCTACATCTGGGCAGTGGGGATCCTGGCTGCAGGACAGAGCTCCACCATGACAGGAACCTACTCTGGCCAGTTTGTCATGGAG GGATTCCTGAACCTAAAGTGGTCACGCTTTGCCCGAGTGATTCTGACCCGCTCCATTGCCATCATCCCCACTCTGCTTGTTGCCGTCTTCCAAGATGTAGAGCATCTGACAGGGATGAATGACTTCCTGAATGTTCTTCAGAGCTTACAa cttcCCTTTGCTCTCATACCCATCCTCACGTTTACGAGCTTGCGGCCGGTAATGAGTGAATTTGCCAATGGACT AGGCTGGAGGATCGCAGGCGGTATCTTGGTCCTTATCGTCTGTTCCATCAACATGTACTTTGTCGTGGTTTATGTCCAGGACCTAGGGCATGTGACATTGTATGTGGTGGCTGCTGTGGTCAGCATAGCTTATCTGAGCTTTGTGTTTTACTTG ggTTGGCAATGTTTGATTGCACTGGGCATGTCCTTCCTGGACTGTGGGCACACG
- the SLC11A2 gene encoding natural resistance-associated macrophage protein 2 isoform X1, whose protein sequence is MVLGPEQKTPDEDASGDHGDSASLGAINPAYSNSSLPQSPGGHSEDAFTTYFDEKIAIPQEEYSCFSFRKLWAFTGPGFLMSIAYLDPGNIESDLQSGAVAGFKLLWVLLMATIVGLLLQRLAARLGVVTGLHLAEMCHRQYPRVPRIILWLMVELAIVGSDMQEVIGAAIAINLLSAGRVPLWGGVLITIADTFVFLFLDKYGLRKLEAFFGFLITVMALTFGYEYVTVKPSQIQVLKGMFLPSCSGCRTPQIEQAVGTVGAVIMPHNMYLHSALVKSRQVDRANKEEVREANKYFFIESCIALFVSFIINVFVVSVFAEAFFEKTNEQVVEACRSISSPHTHLFPDDNSTLAVDIYKGGVVLGCYFGPAALYIWAVGILAAGQSSTMTGTYSGQFVMEGFLNLKWSRFARVILTRSIAIIPTLLVAVFQDVEHLTGMNDFLNVLQSLQLPFALIPILTFTSLRPVMSEFANGLGWRIAGGILVLIVCSINMYFVVVYVQDLGHVTLYVVAAVVSIAYLSFVFYLGWQCLIALGMSFLDCGHTLSLSVLQELNTYLRLGLTVQPELYLLNTVDADSLVSR, encoded by the exons ATGGTGTTGGGTCCTGAGCAGAAGACGCCAGATG AAGATGCTTCTGGAGACCACGGGGATTCTGCCAGTCTTGGGGCCATCAACCCTGCCTACAGTAACTCCTCTCTTCCACAGTCCCCCGGGGGGCACTCAGAGGACGCTTTCACCACGTACTTTGATGAGAAGATCGCCATTCCTCAGGAGGAG TACTCTTGTTTTAGCTTTCGTAAACTCTGGGCTTTCACGGGACCGGGATTTCTTATGAGCATTGCCTACCTGGATCCAGGAAACATTGAATCTGATTTGCAGTCTGGAGCAGTGGCTGGATTTAAG TTGCTCTGGGTTCTTCTGATGGCCACCATCGTGGGGCTCCTGCTCCAGCGCCTTGCAGCTAGACTGGGAGTGGTCACTGGCCTGCATCTTGCTGAAATGTGTCACCGTCAGTATCCCAGG GTTCCACGAATTATCCTGTGGCTGATGGTGGAGTTGGCTATCGTTGGCTCAGATATGCAAGAAGTTATTGGCGCCGCCATTGCCATCAATCTCCTCTCTGCAGGAAG GGTCCCGCTATGGGGTGGAGTTCTTATCACCATTGCAGAtacctttgtatttctctttttggacAAATATG GCTTGCGGAAGCTAGAAGCATTTTTTGGTTTTCTCATCACTGTTATGGCCCTCACATTTGGATACGAG TATGTTACAGTGAAACCCAGCCAGATCCAGGTCCTCAAAGGCATGTTCCTGCCATCCTGCTCAGGCTGTCGTACCCCACAGATCGAGCAGGCTGTGGGCACCGTGGGTGCTGTTATCATGCCACACAACATGTACCTGCATTCTGCTTTAGTCAAG TCCAGACAGGTAGACCGAGCCAATAAGGAGGAAGTTCGGGAAGCCAATAAGTACTTTTTCATTGAATCCTGCATtgctctttttgtttcctttatcatCAACGTCTTTGTCGTCTCAGTCTTTGCTGAAGCATTTTTTGAGAAAACCAACGAGCAGGTG GTTGAAGCCTGTAGAAGTATCAGCAGCCCCCATACTCACCTTTTTCCTGACGATAACTCAACACTGGCTGTGGACATCTACAAAGGG GGTGTTGTGCTGGGGTGTTACTTCGGGCCTGCTGCACTCTACATCTGGGCAGTGGGGATCCTGGCTGCAGGACAGAGCTCCACCATGACAGGAACCTACTCTGGCCAGTTTGTCATGGAG GGATTCCTGAACCTAAAGTGGTCACGCTTTGCCCGAGTGATTCTGACCCGCTCCATTGCCATCATCCCCACTCTGCTTGTTGCCGTCTTCCAAGATGTAGAGCATCTGACAGGGATGAATGACTTCCTGAATGTTCTTCAGAGCTTACAa cttcCCTTTGCTCTCATACCCATCCTCACGTTTACGAGCTTGCGGCCGGTAATGAGTGAATTTGCCAATGGACT AGGCTGGAGGATCGCAGGCGGTATCTTGGTCCTTATCGTCTGTTCCATCAACATGTACTTTGTCGTGGTTTATGTCCAGGACCTAGGGCATGTGACATTGTATGTGGTGGCTGCTGTGGTCAGCATAGCTTATCTGAGCTTTGTGTTTTACTTG ggTTGGCAATGTTTGATTGCACTGGGCATGTCCTTCCTGGACTGTGGGCACACG CTTTCCCTGTCTGTCTTACAGGAGCTGAATACT
- the SLC11A2 gene encoding natural resistance-associated macrophage protein 2 isoform X4, protein MVLGPEQKTPDEDASGDHGDSASLGAINPAYSNSSLPQSPGGHSEDAFTTYFDEKIAIPQEEYSCFSFRKLWAFTGPGFLMSIAYLDPGNIESDLQSGAVAGFKLLWVLLMATIVGLLLQRLAARLGVVTGLHLAEMCHRQYPRVPRIILWLMVELAIVGSDMQEVIGAAIAINLLSAGRVPLWGGVLITIADTFVFLFLDKYGLRKLEAFFGFLITVMALTFGYEYVTVKPSQIQVLKGMFLPSCSGCRTPQIEQAVGTVGAVIMPHNMYLHSALVKSRQVDRANKEEVREANKYFFIESCIALFVSFIINVFVVSVFAEAFFEKTNEQVVEACRSISSPHTHLFPDDNSTLAVDIYKGGVVLGCYFGPAALYIWAVGILAAGQSSTMTGTYSGQFVMEGFLNLKWSRFARVILTRSIAIIPTLLVAVFQDVEHLTGMNDFLNVLQSLQLPFALIPILTFTSLRPVMSEFANGLGWRIAGGILVLIVCSINMYFVVVYVQDLGHVTLYVVAAVVSIAYLSFVFYLGWQCLIALGMSFLDCGHTVSTSKVLLTEGATSGCTK, encoded by the exons ATGGTGTTGGGTCCTGAGCAGAAGACGCCAGATG AAGATGCTTCTGGAGACCACGGGGATTCTGCCAGTCTTGGGGCCATCAACCCTGCCTACAGTAACTCCTCTCTTCCACAGTCCCCCGGGGGGCACTCAGAGGACGCTTTCACCACGTACTTTGATGAGAAGATCGCCATTCCTCAGGAGGAG TACTCTTGTTTTAGCTTTCGTAAACTCTGGGCTTTCACGGGACCGGGATTTCTTATGAGCATTGCCTACCTGGATCCAGGAAACATTGAATCTGATTTGCAGTCTGGAGCAGTGGCTGGATTTAAG TTGCTCTGGGTTCTTCTGATGGCCACCATCGTGGGGCTCCTGCTCCAGCGCCTTGCAGCTAGACTGGGAGTGGTCACTGGCCTGCATCTTGCTGAAATGTGTCACCGTCAGTATCCCAGG GTTCCACGAATTATCCTGTGGCTGATGGTGGAGTTGGCTATCGTTGGCTCAGATATGCAAGAAGTTATTGGCGCCGCCATTGCCATCAATCTCCTCTCTGCAGGAAG GGTCCCGCTATGGGGTGGAGTTCTTATCACCATTGCAGAtacctttgtatttctctttttggacAAATATG GCTTGCGGAAGCTAGAAGCATTTTTTGGTTTTCTCATCACTGTTATGGCCCTCACATTTGGATACGAG TATGTTACAGTGAAACCCAGCCAGATCCAGGTCCTCAAAGGCATGTTCCTGCCATCCTGCTCAGGCTGTCGTACCCCACAGATCGAGCAGGCTGTGGGCACCGTGGGTGCTGTTATCATGCCACACAACATGTACCTGCATTCTGCTTTAGTCAAG TCCAGACAGGTAGACCGAGCCAATAAGGAGGAAGTTCGGGAAGCCAATAAGTACTTTTTCATTGAATCCTGCATtgctctttttgtttcctttatcatCAACGTCTTTGTCGTCTCAGTCTTTGCTGAAGCATTTTTTGAGAAAACCAACGAGCAGGTG GTTGAAGCCTGTAGAAGTATCAGCAGCCCCCATACTCACCTTTTTCCTGACGATAACTCAACACTGGCTGTGGACATCTACAAAGGG GGTGTTGTGCTGGGGTGTTACTTCGGGCCTGCTGCACTCTACATCTGGGCAGTGGGGATCCTGGCTGCAGGACAGAGCTCCACCATGACAGGAACCTACTCTGGCCAGTTTGTCATGGAG GGATTCCTGAACCTAAAGTGGTCACGCTTTGCCCGAGTGATTCTGACCCGCTCCATTGCCATCATCCCCACTCTGCTTGTTGCCGTCTTCCAAGATGTAGAGCATCTGACAGGGATGAATGACTTCCTGAATGTTCTTCAGAGCTTACAa cttcCCTTTGCTCTCATACCCATCCTCACGTTTACGAGCTTGCGGCCGGTAATGAGTGAATTTGCCAATGGACT AGGCTGGAGGATCGCAGGCGGTATCTTGGTCCTTATCGTCTGTTCCATCAACATGTACTTTGTCGTGGTTTATGTCCAGGACCTAGGGCATGTGACATTGTATGTGGTGGCTGCTGTGGTCAGCATAGCTTATCTGAGCTTTGTGTTTTACTTG ggTTGGCAATGTTTGATTGCACTGGGCATGTCCTTCCTGGACTGTGGGCACACGGTAAGCACCTCTAAAGTCCTGCTGACCGAAGGAGCCACCAGTGGCTGTACTAAGTAA